One stretch of Paenibacillus sp. AN1007 DNA includes these proteins:
- a CDS encoding SMI1/KNR4 family protein, with the protein MSSSNSGDIKVFLLTLEKNSYPMSACNEDDITKLKNLSPTQKLPLTYVEFMSKAGNGIHFLKGTHYTMKVISELKEWAVELLDENNFSRKLTNNQFVFMMHQGYMFWYFNLDEGDNPPVYHYDECIDNLTEFRKVSDTLSEFLMSWYD; encoded by the coding sequence GTGAGTTCTTCTAATAGTGGTGACATTAAGGTTTTTTTATTGACTTTGGAAAAAAATTCATATCCAATGAGTGCTTGTAACGAGGATGATATTACGAAATTAAAAAACTTGAGCCCAACCCAAAAACTTCCCTTAACCTATGTGGAGTTTATGTCTAAGGCAGGTAATGGTATTCATTTTCTGAAAGGTACCCACTATACGATGAAGGTTATATCCGAACTTAAGGAGTGGGCAGTTGAACTTCTGGATGAAAATAATTTCTCGCGAAAATTAACGAACAATCAGTTTGTATTTATGATGCATCAGGGATACATGTTCTGGTACTTTAATTTGGATGAAGGAGATAATCCACCAGTGTATCATTATGATGAATGTATAGATAATCTGACTGAATTCAGAAAGGTTAGTGATACGCTCTCAGAGTTTTTGATGTCATGGTATGACTAA
- a CDS encoding resolvase, translating to MTKQSEAFMRQMLEFLPSTEASYTESVVFNGEVLETVIIEDVFMPVIIELIRQEENIDLIEQIFEYFEEVSNDEDAHLINIFSITALEILGNEETILRTAQKYMGPRTKELQKEADRALGRKV from the coding sequence ATGACTAAACAATCGGAAGCATTTATGCGTCAAATGTTAGAGTTTCTACCATCAACAGAGGCGTCCTACACAGAATCCGTTGTATTTAACGGTGAGGTGCTGGAAACGGTTATAATTGAGGATGTTTTTATGCCTGTAATCATTGAACTTATAAGACAGGAAGAAAATATCGATCTAATAGAACAAATTTTTGAATATTTTGAAGAAGTTTCGAATGATGAAGACGCTCACTTGATAAATATATTTTCAATCACGGCATTGGAGATTCTCGGTAACGAAGAAACCATTTTACGAACTGCCCAGAAATACATGGGACCTAGAACGAAAGAGCTTCAAAAAGAGGCAGATCGAGCTTTGGGAAGAAAAGTCTAG
- the lipA gene encoding lipoyl synthase codes for MAKRVKEPKPDWIRIKLTTGDNYQEIKNMMRSKTLHTVCEEARCPNIYECWANRTATFMILGDICTRACRFCAVNTGLPTELDLQEPERVAEAAEQMNLQHCVITSVARDDLKDGGAAIFAETVKAVRRRLPLCSVEVLIPDFMGDRDSLQIVMDAKPDILNHNIETVERLSDKVRAKAKYKRSLELLARAKEMQPNIPTKSSIMLGVGEEYNEVLAAMDDLRAVNCDILTIGQYLQPSEKHLFVEKYYPPEEFAALKEEGLKRGFSHVESGPMVRSSYHAHEQVKSANQHAGQAATHA; via the coding sequence TTGGCTAAACGTGTTAAAGAACCGAAACCGGACTGGATTCGGATCAAATTGACAACCGGAGATAACTATCAGGAAATTAAAAACATGATGCGTTCCAAAACACTGCATACGGTATGTGAGGAAGCACGTTGTCCGAATATTTATGAATGCTGGGCGAATCGAACAGCCACTTTTATGATTTTGGGTGATATCTGCACAAGAGCCTGCCGTTTTTGCGCGGTGAATACGGGTCTGCCTACCGAACTTGATTTGCAGGAGCCGGAACGTGTAGCAGAAGCAGCAGAGCAGATGAATCTGCAGCACTGCGTCATTACAAGTGTGGCCCGGGATGATTTGAAGGACGGGGGAGCTGCGATTTTCGCCGAGACTGTAAAAGCCGTACGGAGACGTTTGCCGCTGTGCAGCGTGGAGGTGCTTATTCCGGATTTCATGGGTGATCGGGATTCACTTCAGATTGTTATGGATGCCAAACCGGATATTTTGAACCATAACATCGAAACCGTTGAACGGTTGTCAGACAAGGTTCGTGCCAAAGCGAAATATAAACGTTCACTGGAACTGCTTGCTCGTGCCAAAGAGATGCAGCCGAACATCCCGACAAAATCAAGCATTATGCTGGGTGTAGGTGAGGAATATAATGAAGTTTTAGCAGCGATGGATGATCTTCGCGCGGTGAACTGTGACATTCTGACGATTGGTCAGTACCTGCAGCCATCCGAGAAGCATCTGTTTGTTGAGAAGTATTATCCGCCTGAAGAATTTGCGGCTTTGAAAGAGGAAGGGTTGAAGCGTGGGTTCAGTCACGTGGAATCGGGTCCGATGGTACGCAGTTCTTATCATGCGCATGAACAGGTGAAATCAGCGAATCAGCATGCGGGACAGGCGGCAACACACGCATGA
- a CDS encoding DUF3600 domain-containing protein, translating into MKLDKQLRSAYQEETKNWNIGEGVKLNVMKAVQKNASGVRSIRKWRVTIILAAVLLIPTGAYAGYTYLADGIYGSQDRVTSLGGNTADYERLEAKLQQAKAHFTENEFDLYMGLLKQFGQMAFIHADAQGKMNPEQWSTAEQEKFKGLAAELQPFFDKLESLENKSSRAIPVSPRLMDEDTFWTDQFAKAEQQFTKEQYAGFKSVHEQMKKYETITKDPDGNYYMDRLSESQRSDWDQLTERMSVYLENLGLDVR; encoded by the coding sequence ATGAAATTGGATAAACAGTTACGGTCGGCGTATCAGGAGGAAACGAAGAATTGGAACATCGGTGAGGGGGTTAAACTGAACGTGATGAAGGCTGTTCAGAAGAATGCGTCTGGCGTACGCAGTATCAGAAAGTGGCGGGTGACTATAATACTTGCGGCAGTACTTCTTATTCCCACAGGAGCCTATGCGGGGTATACATATCTTGCAGATGGAATATATGGTTCACAGGACAGGGTTACCTCTCTTGGTGGGAATACAGCGGATTACGAGCGGTTGGAAGCTAAGCTGCAGCAGGCAAAGGCTCATTTTACGGAAAACGAATTTGATTTGTACATGGGGCTGCTCAAACAATTTGGACAAATGGCATTCATTCACGCTGACGCTCAAGGTAAGATGAATCCAGAACAATGGAGTACAGCAGAACAGGAAAAGTTTAAAGGGTTAGCGGCTGAACTCCAACCGTTCTTTGATAAGCTGGAATCGCTGGAAAATAAGTCTTCCAGAGCTATACCGGTTTCACCGAGGCTGATGGACGAGGATACGTTCTGGACGGATCAGTTTGCAAAGGCAGAACAGCAGTTTACGAAGGAGCAGTATGCTGGCTTTAAATCAGTCCATGAACAGATGAAAAAGTATGAAACGATCACGAAAGACCCGGATGGCAATTATTACATGGATCGTTTGTCCGAGAGTCAAAGGTCTGATTGGGATCAATTAACAGAGCGGATGAGTGTATATTTGGAAAATCTGGGTCTAGATGTACGCTGA
- a CDS encoding helix-turn-helix domain-containing protein, translating to MNDDENAKQICEKVEQSYQIIGRKWVALIIHALMEEPKRFSEIHAYIPDLSKRVLNERMKELEEEGLVVRHVITERPVRTEYMLSRKGTELGRALSAVERWAEKWL from the coding sequence ATGAACGATGATGAGAATGCCAAGCAAATATGCGAGAAGGTGGAACAATCTTATCAGATCATTGGCCGAAAATGGGTAGCTTTAATTATCCATGCATTGATGGAGGAACCCAAACGTTTCAGTGAAATTCATGCTTATATTCCCGATTTGAGCAAACGTGTACTTAATGAGCGTATGAAGGAATTGGAAGAAGAGGGATTGGTCGTCCGGCATGTAATTACGGAACGTCCCGTTCGAACAGAGTATATGCTTTCTCGTAAAGGAACCGAGCTGGGGCGAGCTTTAAGCGCTGTGGAGCGATGGGCGGAGAAGTGGCTGTAG
- a CDS encoding Gfo/Idh/MocA family oxidoreductase, whose translation MIKAAVIGAGAISSAHIEAYMKFPERCQITAVVDLYVEKAQKRVDEYGLLNTEAAADYHDLLEADIDLVSICTPPYTHASIACEFLRAGKHVLVEKPMASSLEEADQMLKAAQESGKLLSIVAQNRFTTPMMKLKNVLDSKLMGPILHVQVDSYWWRGHSYYDLWWRGTWEKEGGGCTLNHAVHHIDALLWMMGPPIEVQAMMANTAHDNAEVEDISMAMLRFGQGAVGMITSSVIHHGEEQQIIFQGKEARVSAPWRVTASISRSNGFPEPNSKLKQQLQQLFDELPEVLHSGHAGQVDNVLHAVEKGTPLIVDGESGRNTLELIIAIYKSASIGEKVALPIRSDDVFYSRESMMKHAVHFYEKKLSVENFDDMGITLGRSLDTE comes from the coding sequence ATGATTAAAGCAGCTGTTATTGGCGCTGGTGCGATCAGCAGTGCACATATTGAAGCATATATGAAATTCCCGGAGCGATGCCAAATCACTGCTGTGGTTGATTTGTACGTTGAAAAAGCTCAAAAACGAGTCGATGAATATGGACTCCTGAATACGGAAGCGGCTGCGGATTATCACGATCTGCTGGAGGCCGATATTGACCTTGTATCGATCTGTACACCTCCGTATACCCATGCTTCCATCGCATGTGAATTCTTGAGGGCAGGCAAGCATGTTTTGGTGGAAAAACCGATGGCTTCTTCATTGGAAGAAGCAGACCAGATGCTGAAAGCAGCGCAGGAGAGCGGCAAACTGTTGTCTATTGTTGCCCAAAATCGGTTTACCACTCCTATGATGAAGCTTAAAAATGTGCTGGACAGCAAGCTAATGGGTCCTATTCTCCATGTTCAGGTAGACTCTTACTGGTGGCGGGGGCATAGCTATTATGATTTGTGGTGGCGTGGGACCTGGGAAAAGGAAGGCGGAGGATGTACACTTAATCATGCGGTGCATCACATCGATGCCCTGCTCTGGATGATGGGGCCGCCCATCGAAGTACAGGCGATGATGGCCAACACGGCACATGATAATGCCGAGGTGGAGGATATTTCGATGGCAATGCTTCGATTCGGCCAAGGAGCAGTTGGTATGATAACAAGTTCCGTAATCCATCACGGAGAGGAGCAGCAGATCATTTTCCAAGGGAAAGAAGCTCGGGTGTCTGCACCTTGGAGAGTGACTGCATCGATTTCACGCAGCAATGGATTTCCCGAACCTAATTCGAAGCTTAAGCAGCAGCTTCAGCAGCTGTTTGATGAACTGCCTGAAGTCCTGCATTCTGGTCATGCCGGGCAGGTTGACAATGTACTGCATGCCGTAGAGAAAGGAACGCCGCTTATTGTCGATGGAGAGAGTGGGCGTAATACCTTGGAATTAATCATCGCCATCTATAAGTCAGCAAGTATAGGGGAGAAAGTGGCTTTACCCATACGATCAGACGACGTGTTTTATTCCAGAGAAAGTATGATGAAGCATGCTGTTCATTTTTATGAGAAAAAACTATCTGTTGAAAATTTTGATGACATGGGTATTACGCTTGGACGCAGCTTGGATACAGAATAG
- the yunB gene encoding sporulation protein YunB: protein MMRKRWRSRRRRQKAPSGKRKVWLIVLLLAIFCLMQGFAYVDKKMKPPIMHLAKIRVKQIATEAINKAITAQVAEGKTTEGLIDWKTDSKGKVSGFMLNYNEHMRITASTMNVVQSTLQNVHMLKEKIPLGQALGSPVMASFGPSIPVRIEPQGAVKVDLNTRQQNAGINMILVEVYIHIIAEVAVVVPFDMEPEIVDTEIPISYLLVVGDVPMYYYDNQGRPVGSNGSNAPAIALPSGQGGVSSGGGSGHTGNGSGTNSDNGSGAGTNHGGGTSNDQPQVQPQIPQQSPGSSTQPSGLELELDVPDLNGGSQSGQSGHP, encoded by the coding sequence ATGATGCGAAAGAGATGGAGAAGCCGAAGAAGGCGGCAGAAGGCGCCTAGCGGCAAACGCAAGGTATGGTTAATTGTTTTGCTCCTAGCTATATTTTGTTTGATGCAGGGTTTTGCGTATGTGGATAAAAAAATGAAGCCGCCCATTATGCATCTGGCCAAGATCCGAGTGAAACAGATTGCAACGGAGGCGATTAATAAAGCCATTACGGCACAAGTCGCTGAAGGGAAGACAACAGAAGGGTTAATTGACTGGAAAACCGATTCAAAGGGCAAAGTTTCGGGCTTTATGCTGAACTATAATGAGCATATGCGAATCACCGCAAGTACGATGAATGTCGTGCAGTCCACACTTCAGAACGTGCATATGTTAAAAGAGAAAATTCCGCTGGGTCAAGCTCTGGGCAGTCCGGTTATGGCCTCCTTCGGCCCGAGCATACCGGTTCGAATTGAACCTCAGGGAGCGGTGAAGGTAGACCTGAATACCCGCCAGCAAAATGCAGGCATTAACATGATTCTTGTCGAGGTCTATATTCATATTATTGCCGAGGTAGCCGTTGTCGTTCCTTTCGACATGGAGCCGGAGATCGTGGATACAGAAATCCCGATATCATATCTGCTCGTTGTTGGTGACGTGCCCATGTATTATTACGATAATCAGGGCAGGCCGGTCGGAAGCAACGGCAGTAATGCACCCGCAATTGCACTGCCGTCAGGTCAAGGAGGCGTATCAAGCGGAGGAGGCAGTGGTCACACGGGGAATGGGAGCGGTACTAACAGCGACAATGGAAGTGGTGCTGGCACAAACCATGGCGGCGGGACATCCAATGATCAACCGCAGGTTCAACCTCAGATTCCGCAGCAATCACCAGGAAGCAGTACACAGCCCAGCGGACTGGAGCTTGAACTGGATGTTCCTGATCTGAATGGCGGCTCGCAGTCCGGTCAAAGCGGGCATCCATGA
- a CDS encoding NAD kinase, with translation MRYYVQDRGDQLSIDLSQQFHALAKEEGFKLDAESPEIVISIGGDGTMLQAFHNFIDRIPDIAFVGVHTGHLGFYADWKKEELRELVRLMSGKGDPDLLKPRIVQYPLLELEIRKKSGNASYIALNEFTLKGVDGTVVAQVDINDVTFEMFRGDGICVSTPSGSTAYNKALGGAMVHPTIEAIQIAEIASINNRVYRTLGSPVILPKHHHCDIFSRKDQRLLLTIDHVNVMVEDLISVRCQVSEQKVSFARFRPYPFWNRVRTAFLD, from the coding sequence TTGAGATACTATGTTCAAGACCGCGGAGACCAGTTATCGATTGATCTCAGTCAGCAGTTTCACGCGCTGGCTAAGGAAGAAGGGTTCAAACTGGATGCAGAATCGCCGGAGATTGTCATCTCCATCGGAGGCGACGGGACGATGCTTCAAGCGTTTCACAATTTCATCGACCGCATCCCGGACATTGCTTTTGTTGGGGTCCATACAGGCCATCTCGGCTTCTATGCCGATTGGAAGAAAGAAGAATTACGGGAACTGGTAAGACTTATGAGTGGTAAAGGCGATCCCGATCTCCTCAAACCGCGCATTGTGCAGTATCCATTGCTGGAACTGGAGATTCGTAAAAAGTCGGGCAATGCCTCTTATATTGCGCTTAACGAATTTACGTTAAAAGGTGTAGATGGTACAGTTGTAGCTCAGGTCGATATCAACGACGTTACCTTTGAAATGTTCCGGGGCGATGGTATCTGTGTATCCACGCCTTCTGGGAGTACAGCATACAACAAGGCGCTTGGCGGGGCCATGGTACATCCAACGATTGAAGCCATCCAGATTGCGGAGATTGCTTCCATTAACAATCGCGTGTACCGGACACTCGGTTCACCAGTCATTTTGCCCAAGCATCATCATTGTGATATTTTCTCACGCAAAGATCAGCGTCTGCTGCTGACGATTGATCACGTCAATGTCATGGTAGAAGACCTGATCTCTGTTCGCTGTCAGGTTTCCGAACAAAAGGTCAGCTTTGCGCGCTTTCGGCCTTATCCGTTCTGGAACCGCGTACGCACTGCCTTTCTTGACTAG
- a CDS encoding YutD family protein: MMEESGLEQDKNKDEQQLDQQQMQETVQETVQEKPKAPVIVQVGGKNYEIVQNHKEGWNPEVFRDRYSEVLERYDYIIGDWGYSQLRLKGFYRDNHPKATKDSTISYLVDYINEYCNFGCAYFVLQKCKEQPQAKAKSGS; encoded by the coding sequence ATGATGGAGGAGTCCGGATTGGAACAGGATAAAAATAAGGATGAACAGCAGCTGGACCAGCAGCAGATGCAGGAGACTGTGCAGGAAACCGTTCAGGAGAAACCGAAAGCACCTGTAATCGTACAGGTTGGCGGCAAAAATTATGAGATTGTTCAGAACCACAAAGAGGGCTGGAATCCTGAAGTGTTTCGTGACCGGTACAGCGAAGTGCTGGAGCGCTACGACTATATTATTGGTGATTGGGGATACAGTCAGCTGAGGCTCAAAGGCTTTTATCGAGACAATCACCCGAAAGCCACAAAGGATTCGACGATTTCTTATCTAGTGGATTACATTAACGAATACTGCAACTTTGGCTGTGCATACTTTGTACTCCAGAAGTGCAAAGAGCAGCCCCAAGCAAAAGCAAAAAGCGGTTCCTGA
- a CDS encoding M23 family metallopeptidase, giving the protein MQQHWILRNTYGLCIRTILAGALLLPFLPADVYGETTAHKDTQTQAAEPKPADIFTARRHLYESIGQMTQIPWYRLAAIDQYERTITRAHPKDRKHPERLTGIFMTAPAWRGWLNPDETDQHPNSILFFNGKGRDGSGDGIADSNNDLDVLYSMASIMQQYGSKQEDFGIGLWEYYHNSRAVQRIQQFAKLYEHFDHLDLFGHAFPVPLGTNYSYRSTWGTKRSWGGYRIHEGTDIFAPHGLPVRSTCYGIVEIKGWNPFGGWRIGIRDLNNHYHYYAHLSGFDKGVKIGDVVTPGQVVGWVGSSGYGKPGTQGKFPPHLHYGIYRDSGLHEWSFDPYPLLRHWEQEERSQRNKKSK; this is encoded by the coding sequence GTGCAACAGCACTGGATACTTCGCAACACTTATGGCTTATGCATCAGAACTATACTCGCAGGCGCTCTGCTTCTCCCATTCCTACCTGCTGATGTTTACGGTGAGACGACTGCACATAAGGATACACAAACACAGGCTGCGGAGCCCAAACCAGCCGATATTTTTACTGCACGCCGCCACCTGTATGAAAGCATTGGTCAAATGACTCAGATTCCATGGTACAGACTGGCCGCCATAGATCAATATGAACGGACCATTACACGCGCACATCCAAAAGACCGCAAACATCCCGAGCGGTTGACCGGTATTTTTATGACTGCTCCGGCCTGGAGAGGATGGCTGAATCCGGATGAGACAGACCAGCATCCCAATTCCATTCTTTTTTTCAACGGAAAAGGTCGCGATGGATCGGGAGACGGTATTGCTGACTCGAACAACGATCTGGATGTGCTGTACAGCATGGCATCCATCATGCAGCAGTACGGAAGCAAGCAGGAAGATTTTGGTATAGGACTCTGGGAATATTACCACAATTCGAGAGCCGTGCAGCGAATCCAGCAATTCGCGAAATTATATGAGCATTTTGATCATCTCGATCTTTTTGGACATGCGTTCCCTGTTCCCTTAGGCACCAATTATTCGTACCGCAGTACATGGGGAACCAAGCGAAGCTGGGGAGGGTATCGTATTCATGAAGGAACGGACATATTCGCTCCCCATGGTCTGCCCGTTCGCAGTACCTGTTACGGCATTGTGGAGATTAAAGGCTGGAATCCGTTTGGAGGCTGGCGAATCGGCATTCGTGATCTGAATAATCATTATCACTATTACGCTCACCTGTCGGGCTTTGACAAAGGTGTTAAAATCGGGGATGTTGTTACTCCTGGTCAGGTGGTAGGATGGGTTGGAAGCTCAGGCTACGGCAAACCGGGGACACAAGGGAAATTCCCGCCGCATCTTCACTACGGGATCTATCGCGATAGCGGACTGCATGAGTGGTCGTTCGATCCTTATCCACTGCTTAGACATTGGGAACAGGAAGAACGGAGCCAGAGGAACAAGAAGAGTAAATAA
- a CDS encoding AraC family transcriptional regulator, which translates to MSHIHAEQFRLMCRRTTYTAFREVFHAHSQLELTYIHDGYGQLITEGHVFPLEPGMLMIFRPFQLHHVQIQVSKDHPFVRTVLMVELDLLHEYWPHFTATHHFTQHLLSEQHSIQPLSLLPDSQLVQHLEHFGVQYPDLLPYEASEDACLFVLDVLTQLRWLWRTAAHPLDQYSSNAAAGPSGIIDPHAEAAMQWVEQHYAEAFRLEHVADELHLSVYHLSHLFKKATGTSIIAYAQAARIRQACVLLGRTSLSIPEIGHRVGISSPSYFCKVFRNVVGTTPHQYRLRMRGRDQV; encoded by the coding sequence ATGTCTCATATCCATGCCGAACAATTCCGCTTGATGTGCCGACGTACAACCTATACCGCTTTTCGTGAAGTATTTCACGCACACTCTCAGTTGGAATTAACCTATATCCATGACGGTTACGGACAATTAATAACCGAGGGACATGTTTTTCCACTGGAACCAGGGATGCTCATGATTTTCCGGCCCTTCCAGCTGCATCATGTGCAGATCCAAGTATCGAAAGATCACCCGTTCGTTCGCACCGTTCTTATGGTGGAGCTTGACCTGCTGCATGAATATTGGCCGCACTTCACCGCCACGCATCATTTTACTCAACACCTTCTCAGCGAGCAGCACTCCATACAGCCACTCTCTCTGCTGCCAGACTCTCAACTGGTTCAACATTTGGAACATTTCGGCGTACAGTATCCGGACTTGTTACCCTACGAAGCCTCTGAAGATGCCTGCCTTTTTGTACTGGATGTACTGACGCAGCTTCGCTGGTTATGGAGAACAGCAGCTCATCCCCTGGATCAGTACTCGTCAAACGCTGCAGCAGGTCCATCAGGAATCATCGACCCCCATGCCGAAGCAGCTATGCAGTGGGTTGAGCAGCATTATGCGGAAGCTTTTCGCTTAGAACATGTTGCAGATGAACTGCATCTGTCCGTATATCACTTGTCTCATTTGTTTAAAAAAGCAACCGGCACCAGCATCATTGCATATGCCCAGGCCGCACGAATTCGTCAAGCCTGTGTGCTGCTTGGCCGTACCTCCTTATCCATTCCCGAGATTGGCCACCGTGTCGGCATCTCCAGTCCCTCTTATTTTTGCAAAGTATTTCGAAATGTAGTTGGTACCACACCGCACCAGTATAGACTGAGGATGAGAGGAAGAGATCAGGTTTAG
- the zwf gene encoding glucose-6-phosphate dehydrogenase, with amino-acid sequence MDAMTFVLFGATGDLAKRKIYPALYNLYVDQKMPKAFSVIGLGRRELSDADFQANVEKSLQEFSRQKPEEASQVRDFIGAFRYCSLNNTKIEDYNRLLQLVQKREQELNIPENRMFYMSVAPEFFEPIALNIQESGLGSTKGWKKLIIEKPFGHDLQSARELNEKLSNTFAEEEIYRIDHFLGKPMVQNIETLTYANPVIQALWSNRYIANVQITASETVGVEERAAYYDQSGALRDMFQNHMLQLLMMIALHLPKRCTPQEIQYKKKKIAESLRPLTKENVASQVIRAQYGAGELQGTPVVGYLDEPDIPANSQNETYVAARLWLDDPFWSEVPFYIRTGKRMAEKSTRIVVEFKAPLKTGHESENTMAPNLLTLEIGPGESISLQLNAKNPLNHGEVEPMHMTFNSGERKVPEAYENLIFDAMRGDSTFFAHWNEVELAWQWVQPIQEAFAAGSIPLDTYSAGSNGPESADRLTAENGFHWW; translated from the coding sequence ATGGATGCAATGACATTTGTCCTGTTCGGGGCAACAGGCGATTTAGCCAAACGTAAAATTTACCCTGCATTATACAATCTGTACGTAGATCAGAAAATGCCGAAGGCGTTCTCCGTCATCGGACTCGGACGTCGCGAACTGTCGGATGCAGATTTTCAGGCCAATGTAGAAAAGTCACTGCAGGAATTCTCCCGTCAAAAACCGGAGGAAGCTTCACAAGTGCGTGATTTTATCGGAGCTTTCCGTTACTGCTCGCTGAACAACACCAAGATTGAAGATTATAATCGACTGCTTCAACTTGTACAGAAGCGTGAGCAGGAACTGAATATTCCGGAAAATCGCATGTTCTACATGTCGGTGGCACCCGAGTTTTTTGAGCCAATCGCGCTGAACATTCAGGAAAGCGGCCTGGGCAGTACGAAAGGCTGGAAGAAACTTATCATTGAAAAGCCATTTGGACATGATTTGCAATCCGCTCGTGAACTGAACGAGAAGCTGAGCAATACGTTTGCGGAAGAAGAGATTTATCGCATTGATCACTTCCTCGGCAAACCGATGGTGCAGAACATCGAAACACTGACGTATGCCAATCCGGTCATTCAGGCACTTTGGTCTAACCGTTACATTGCTAATGTACAGATCACGGCGAGTGAAACTGTAGGGGTTGAGGAACGAGCTGCATATTACGATCAAAGCGGCGCGCTGCGTGACATGTTCCAGAACCATATGCTGCAGCTGTTGATGATGATTGCACTGCATCTGCCAAAACGCTGCACACCGCAGGAAATTCAATATAAAAAGAAAAAAATTGCTGAGTCACTGCGACCTTTGACCAAAGAAAATGTAGCTTCTCAAGTGATTCGCGCCCAATACGGTGCTGGTGAGCTTCAAGGCACACCAGTTGTTGGCTATCTGGACGAGCCAGACATTCCGGCAAATTCTCAGAATGAGACATATGTGGCCGCAAGACTATGGCTGGACGATCCATTCTGGAGCGAGGTTCCATTCTATATTCGTACGGGCAAACGCATGGCGGAGAAATCAACCCGAATCGTCGTTGAATTCAAGGCTCCACTTAAAACAGGCCATGAGTCCGAAAATACGATGGCACCAAACTTGTTGACACTGGAGATCGGTCCAGGAGAAAGCATCTCCCTGCAATTAAATGCGAAGAACCCACTGAACCACGGTGAGGTGGAACCGATGCATATGACCTTTAACTCAGGAGAGCGCAAAGTACCTGAAGCGTATGAAAATCTGATCTTTGACGCGATGCGCGGAGACTCCACCTTCTTTGCACACTGGAACGAAGTGGAGCTGGCATGGCAGTGGGTACAGCCGATTCAGGAAGCATTTGCGGCAGGAAGCATTCCCCTGGATACGTACAGTGCAGGTTCGAACGGACCAGAATCAGCAGATCGTTTGACTGCAGAGAATGGATTCCACTGGTGGTAA
- the gnd gene encoding phosphogluconate dehydrogenase (NAD(+)-dependent, decarboxylating): MKLGLIGLGKMGLNLGRNLIDHKHEVVAFDLNAEAVNEMKEYGAQGVSSYKEMVESLESPRVLWIMVPHNVVDAVLAEVSPLLSKGDIIIEAGNSHYKESIRRYEELKPQGIHYMDAGTSGGMEGARNGACYMIGGDPEAWAIVEPAFKDTSVENGYLYAGKAGSGHFLKMVHNGIEYGMMASIGEGFDVLEKSGFDFDFEKVARVWNNGSVIRSWLMELTERAFSKDANLDEIKGVMHSSGEGRWTVETAFDLQTATPVIALSLLMRYRSLETDTFTGKVVAALRNEFGGHAVEKN; this comes from the coding sequence ATGAAACTCGGACTTATCGGACTCGGAAAAATGGGCTTGAACCTGGGCAGAAACCTGATTGATCACAAACATGAAGTGGTTGCCTTTGACCTGAACGCAGAAGCGGTTAATGAAATGAAAGAATATGGCGCACAAGGCGTATCCTCGTATAAAGAAATGGTTGAATCCTTGGAATCTCCACGTGTACTGTGGATCATGGTTCCTCACAATGTCGTGGATGCCGTGCTGGCTGAAGTAAGCCCGCTGCTGTCCAAAGGTGACATTATTATCGAAGCCGGAAACTCCCACTACAAAGAGTCCATCCGTCGTTACGAAGAGCTGAAACCACAAGGCATTCACTACATGGATGCAGGTACATCCGGCGGTATGGAAGGCGCACGTAACGGTGCATGTTACATGATCGGCGGAGACCCGGAAGCATGGGCGATCGTTGAGCCGGCATTCAAAGATACTTCCGTGGAGAACGGTTATCTGTATGCAGGTAAAGCGGGCAGTGGTCACTTCCTTAAAATGGTGCACAACGGAATTGAATACGGTATGATGGCTTCCATCGGTGAAGGTTTCGACGTATTGGAGAAAAGCGGATTTGACTTCGACTTCGAAAAAGTTGCCCGCGTGTGGAACAACGGTTCCGTGATCCGTTCATGGCTGATGGAACTGACGGAGCGTGCCTTCTCCAAAGACGCCAACCTGGATGAAATCAAAGGCGTAATGCACTCTTCCGGCGAAGGCCGCTGGACCGTTGAAACGGCATTTGACCTTCAAACAGCTACACCGGTTATCGCTTTGTCCTTGCTGATGCGTTATCGTTCCCTGGAAACAGATACGTTCACGGGTAAAGTCGTTGCGGCACTGCGTAACGAATTTGGTGGACATGCGGTTGAGAAAAACTAA